The nucleotide window CTATTACAATCCGCTGCTGCGCTACGGCCTGCGTCGGGCAATGCAGGATGCCGCGCGCGCCGGACTGGACGGCGTCATCATCGCCGATCTGCCTTACGAAGAAGGGGAGGAGGCCGAAGACGCCGCGCAACGGGCCGGACTGTCGCTGATCTATCTCTTGGCGCCGGAAATCGACCCGGAGCGCACGCGCGCCATCCTGCACGCCTCGAGCGGCTTTGTCTACTGCGTCTCGCATTACGGCACTACCGGCGAAAAGAGCGGCGGCGGCGAGCTTTTGCCGGAGACGGTGCGGATGTTAAAGAGCATGACCGACCTGCCGGTGCTGCTGGGTTTCGGTATTTCGTCGCCGGATGATGTGCGGGAAAAGGCGGCCGTCGCCGACGGCGTCATCATCGGCAGTTGGCTGATCCGCACGCTCGAGGCCGCCGAAAACCGGCCGCAGGCCGCCGCCGAGTTTGTGCGCGCCGTCAAAAGGGCTTTGAAGCCAGGGGCGTAAAATTGGTGCGCTTGCGGCCGTTCGACGAGTCGCGCTGAGATGCATTATCGGACCAACGACCGCACACGTTTTGCCCTTGTTTCCGGATCATGCGGGTGCACGGCTTTTTGCTCTAAATGTCCCGAGTCCGCCTGCTTTAAAGCGCCCGTGGGCTGCGGCAGAAACCGCCGGCACCTCTGCCGATCTAAATCCGCGCATTCGCTCAACGATCCGATGCGACCCCACCGATCCGGCGTAAAGCGGCGCTTGAATGGACAGACCCATCCTTGCCGAGATGCGCTGTTCTCACACAATCCCCAACGACTGCGCCCGCCGAATCATCGCCTTAACTGCAGGAGTTTATTCCACCCAGGCGCA belongs to candidate division KSB1 bacterium and includes:
- the trpA gene encoding tryptophan synthase subunit alpha; translation: MNRLEKKLQGLRQTGEKAAVFFVTAGDPSLTETLAVMEAMADAGADVIELGVPFSDPIADGPVIQRSTQRALAQNVTLPAIFSLVEEFRRQRQTPLVLMGYYNPLLRYGLRRAMQDAARAGLDGVIIADLPYEEGEEAEDAAQRAGLSLIYLLAPEIDPERTRAILHASSGFVYCVSHYGTTGEKSGGGELLPETVRMLKSMTDLPVLLGFGISSPDDVREKAAVADGVIIGSWLIRTLEAAENRPQAAAEFVRAVKRALKPGA